One part of the Magallana gigas chromosome 5, xbMagGiga1.1, whole genome shotgun sequence genome encodes these proteins:
- the LOC105317347 gene encoding eukaryotic translation initiation factor 4 gamma 2 — MYAQLCHQLCEDAPNFEPNSSNITTFRRLLLNKCQDEFENRSKATEVYDRRESPLTPDEAEQYHIAKQKMLGNIKFIGELGKLEMLHEGILHKCIKQLLEKKKNIPLADMSEDLECLCHLMRTVGRRLDTNKAKSWMDQYFARMKSFANKEELPSRIRFMLQDVEELRKNGWKPRYINRDTGPRTITEIRKEAADHDGEYYPMPQQNRMYGGRQMNGHMQGWMSGQQGNMGDLFGMSGPGMMMGSIGTGPGVINDMPGYMGGKQRMMMQQPGQGFNKFNNQQRQDAGMQRRQNGGSPTMGRHSPQNQQQQFQAPHNNAPRDLPPRFVKLAQQQQSQTAPPGAMNGTAVVIVPPNEEISLRPAKNFNVFKPNSPSNLPRSAHSTAPPSGSMRMTSAPDPPKPLLNKQPQITIKQVESKEKPKSNKRFTPSKDEAHKIVENLLTDYLANNEANEALTAFKEMYAPKKYVPELLTKMMKMTVEKTDDDRERMMSLISAMKADGQITSEQFMEALQTVFEQMSELEAEFPLIRSYVSTFAASSITGQIVTLNELAEPMENGAYYPLFLISLQQMHKIKGKDWLANLFNESKLDLIKMLPEIDQKKERMMEILEDRGLSFLFPLLRVQAELCKEMQTEPSATGLFKWIKEHVNTDLHYTGGFLNILTTSLMKYVTQDSTMGDDVDITVVPDKTLIDKEKQNLEKMKGVLQMFLHEHVDLQIAALYAAQVFCYSHGFPKGMLLRFFMNLYDMEVVEEEAFLKWKEEVNDQYPGKGKALFQVNQWLTWLEQAEEESDEED; from the exons ATGTACGCACAGCTATGCCATCAACTATGTGAAGACGCACCAAATTTTGAACCAAATTCATCAAATATCACA ACATTCAGACGACTTCTTTTAAACAAGTGCCAGGATGAATTCGAAAACAGATCCAAAGCCACAGAAG TTTACGACCGGAGAGAAAGCCCCCTCACACCTGATGAAGCAGAACAATATCATATCGCCAAGCAGAAAATGCTTGGCAACATCAAATTCATTG GTGAACTCGGCAAACTGGAAATGCTTCATGAAGGTATTCTACATAAATGCATTAAACAGCTTTTGGAGAAGAAAAAGAATATTCCCCTTGCAGACATGTCTGAAGATCTTGAATGTCTTTGTCACCTAATGCGCACCGTTGGACGACGCCTTGACACCAATAAGGCCAAG TCCTGGATGGATCAATATTTTGCACGAATGAAGTCATTCGCTAACAAAGAGGAGCTGCCTTCCAGAATTCGATTTATGCTGCAGGATGTGGAGGAACTGAGAAAGAATGGA TGGAAACCTCGTTATATTAATAGAGACACTGGACCCAGAACTATCACAGAAATACGGAAAGAAGCCGCAGAT CATGATGGAGAGTATTATCCAATGCCACAACAGAATCGGATGTATGGGGGGAGGCAGATGAACGGGCACATGCAGGGGTGGATGTCTGGACAGCAGGGAAACATGGGGGATTTATTTGGAATGTCAGGTCCAGGCATGATGATGG GTTCGATAGGGACAGGGCCAGGCGTGATTAATGACATGCCAGGATACATGGGAGGCAAACAGAGAATGATGATGCAGCAGCCGGGGCAGGGGTTCAATAAGTTTAATAATCAGCAGCGTCAGGACGCGGGGATGCAGAGGAGACAAAACGGGGGGAGTCCCACCATGGGGCGACACTCTCCACAGAATCAGCAGCAACAGTTCCAGGCACCTCACA ATAATGCGCCAAGGGATCTTCCACCCAGATTTGTTAAACTTGCGCAACAGCAGCAGTCACAGACTGCTCCACCAGGGGCGATGAATGGAACAGCCGTCGTCATAGTGCCCCCCAATGAAGAAATCAGCCTGAGGCCAGCcaagaattttaatgtttttaagcCAAATTCACCGAGTAACTTGCCGCGGTCAGCACACTCCACAGCGCCACCTAGTGGTTCAATGAGAATGACCTCGGCTCCAGATCCACCAAAGCCGCTACTCAACAAACAG CCACAAATAACAATTAAACAGGTGGAAAGTAAAGAAAAGCCAAAATCAAACAAACGATTCACACCCAGCAAGGATGAAGCACACAAGATTGTA gaaaacttGCTGACAGACTACTTGGCAAACAATGAGGCTAATGAAGCTCTTAcagcttttaaagaaatgtatgCTCCAAAGAA GTATGTACCAGAGTTATTGACGAAGATGATGAAGATGACAGTAGAGAAGACGGATGATGACAGGGAGAGGATGATGTCGCTGATCTCGGCGATGAAAGCTGACGGCCAGATCACGTCAGAGCAGTTTATGGAG GCTCTCCAGACGGTCTTTGAGCAGATGAGTGAATTAGAGGCGGAATTTCCTTTGATTCGGTCTTACGTCTCCACATTTGCTGCCTCTAGTATCACTGGTCAAATTGTGACTCTGAATGAGCTGGCGGAACCAATGGAGAATGGGGCATACTATCCACTTTTCTTGATCTCGCTGCAGCAGATGCACAAAATTAAAGGCAAAGACTGGCTTGCTAACTTGTTCAATGAGAGCAAACTAGATCTTATCAAAATGTTGCCAG AAATCGACCAGAAGAAGGAGCGTATGATGGAGATTTTGGAGGACCGGGGCCTGAGCTTCCTGTTTCCCCTCCTGAGGGTGCAGGCAGAGCTATGTAAGGAGATGCAGACTGAGCCCAGCGCCACAGGCCTGTTCAAGTGGATAAAGGAGCACGTCAACACAGATCTCCACTACACAGGGGGATTCCTCAACATTCTCAccacaag cTTGATGAAATATGTCACTCAGGATTCAACAATGGGAGATGATGTTGACATCACAGTGGTACCAGATAAAACTCTGATTGATAAAGAAAAGCAGAATCTGGAGAAAATGAAG GGAGTTTTACAGATGTTTCTCCATGAGCATGTCGATCTTCAGATTGCTGCCCTTTACGCAGCTCAAGTCTTCTGTTATTCTCATGGATTTCCTAAAG GCATGCTCCTGCGTTTCTTTATGAATTTGTACGACATGGAAGTTGTTGAAGAGGAAGCATTTTTGAAATGGAAAGAGGAAGTCAATGATCAGTACCCCGGGAAAGGGAAAGCATTGTTTCAG GTGAACCAGTGGTTAACATGGTTGGAGCAGGCAGAAGAGGAGAGCGATGAAGAAGATTAA
- the LOC105317339 gene encoding cytochrome c oxidase assembly protein COX18, mitochondrial — MLPAIPNLFVRSSRRIPALRSFHAVAVNCADPEKPKHSNVRHRKNPPFRTHQQLHLRKISSESFRGTLTHIATEYFGPDALFVNTAMKFLTFCHDHTGLPWWATICVATVGLKAFVVFPLSVHARKAEGRRSLMNEKMVTELLPQLEREVRALARSRGYTQQDAKSIFNANRNKLVREYYIKENCHPLKGFASVLAQLPIWLSLSFSLRHLSGSFYWADKSQAAQYMAEGMKTEGTLWFSNLLTPDQLYILPVILLSTNLTIAAINLYDINRLKRGGVAKVLTGVMMFYSVAIFSISTLMPSCITFYWSVSALCSLIQLLLLNNKKIQGVLNIPGLEQLMKKRIQSSQQTEDSDNSNK, encoded by the exons ATGCTCCCTGCAATTCCTAATTTATTTGTGAGATCATCAAGGAGGATACCAGCACTCCGATCATTTCATGCAGTGGCTGTAAATTGTGCAGATCCAGAAAAaccaaaacattcaaatgtACGTCACAGAAAAAATCCACCATTTCGGACACATCAACAACTTCACCTTCGCAAAATATCATCTGAGTCTTTTCGAGGGACATTGACGCACATTGCTACAGAATATTTCGGACCAGATGCACTGTTTGTGAACACAGCAATGAAATTTTTGACTTTCTGCCATGATCACACTGGACTGCCCTGGTGGGCAACAATCTGTGTGGCCACTGTTGGTCTGAAAGCTTTTGTTGTCTTTCCTCTATCGGTAcacgcaaggaaagctgaagGTAGGCGGAGCCTGATGAATGAAAAAATGGTAACAGAACTTCTACCACAATTGGAGAGGGAGGTGCGAGCTCTTGCCAGAAGCAGAGGATATACCCAGCAGGATGCTAAAAGTATATTTAATGCTAAT AGAAATAAGCTTGTAAGGGAATACTACATTAAGGAGAACTGTCATCCATTGAAAGGATTTGCCTCCGTTCTTGCTCAGCTACCAATCTGGCTATCGCTGTCTTTTTCTCTGCGACATCTGTCAGGCTCCTTTTATTGGGCTGACAAATCTCAAG CTGCCCAGTATATGGCTGAGGGTATGAAGACTGAGGGGACTCTGTGGTTTTCTAATCTTTTAACTCCTGACCAGTTGTATATTTTGCCTGTAATTCTTCTCTCTACAAATTTAACCATAGCTGCA ATTAATCTATATGATATCAATAGATTAAAGAGAGGCGGTGTGGCTAAGGTCCTAACAGGGGTAATGATGTTTTATTCTGTGGCTATATTCTCAATCAGCACACTTATGCCTTCA tGTATCACTTTCTACTGGTCTGTGTCGGCACTGTGCAGCCTTATTCAGCTGTTGTTGCTCAACAATAAGAAGATTCAGGGTGTCCTAAATATTCCAGGTCTGGAACAACTCATGAAAAAGAGAATTCAAAGTAGTCAACAAACAGAAGACAGTGACAattctaacaaataa